In Sorghum bicolor cultivar BTx623 chromosome 8, Sorghum_bicolor_NCBIv3, whole genome shotgun sequence, one genomic interval encodes:
- the LOC8066298 gene encoding putative glutaredoxin-C14 encodes MERVMKIASERAVVVFTLSSCCMCHTVTQLMADQLSVNALVHELDSDPRGKDMERALLKMLGGRGPAVPAVFIGGKLVGGTNRVMSLHLAGELVPMLKSAGALWL; translated from the coding sequence ATGGAGCGCGTGATGAAGATCGCATCGGAGCGTGCGGTGGTGGTGTTCACGCTGAGCAGCTGCTGCATGTGCCACACGGTGACGCAGCTCATGGCGGACCAGCTGAGCGTGAACGCGCTGGTGCACGAGCTGGACAGCGACCCCAGGGGCAAGGACATGGAGCGCGCCCTGCTCAAGATGCTCGGCGGGAGAGGCCCCGCCGTGCCCGCCGTCTTCATCGGCGGCAAGCTCGTCGGCGGCACCAACAGGGTCATGTcgctccacctcgccggcgagctcgtgcCCATGCTCAAGAGCGCCGGCGCGCTCTGGTTGTAG